A DNA window from Rhodococcus sp. Z13 contains the following coding sequences:
- a CDS encoding response regulator transcription factor, protein MTRVLIVEDEESLADPLAFLLRKEGFETTIAGDGPSALAEFERQGADIVLLDLMLPGMSGTDVCKQLRARSSVPVIMVTARDSEIDKVVGLELGADDYVTKPYSARELIARIRAVLRRGADADPEPADSGLLEAGPVRMDVDRHVVHVNGDPIALPLKEFDLLEYLLRNSGRVLTRGQLIDRVWGADYVGDTKTLDVHVKRLRSKIEADPAKPRHLVTVRGLGYKLEP, encoded by the coding sequence GTGACGCGTGTGTTGATCGTCGAGGACGAGGAATCACTGGCGGATCCGCTCGCTTTCCTGCTGCGCAAGGAGGGATTCGAGACGACGATCGCCGGCGACGGCCCGTCGGCCCTCGCCGAGTTCGAGCGCCAGGGCGCCGACATCGTCCTGCTGGACCTGATGCTGCCGGGCATGAGCGGCACCGACGTGTGCAAGCAGCTCCGGGCCCGGTCGAGTGTCCCGGTCATCATGGTCACCGCGCGCGACAGCGAGATCGACAAGGTCGTCGGCCTGGAACTCGGCGCCGACGACTACGTCACCAAGCCGTACTCGGCGCGCGAACTCATCGCCCGCATCCGCGCGGTGCTGCGGCGCGGCGCGGACGCCGACCCCGAGCCCGCCGACTCCGGTCTGCTCGAGGCCGGACCGGTGCGGATGGACGTCGACCGTCACGTCGTGCACGTCAACGGCGACCCGATCGCGTTGCCGCTCAAGGAATTCGACCTGCTCGAATATCTGCTGCGCAATTCGGGACGGGTGCTCACCCGCGGTCAGCTCATCGACCGGGTGTGGGGGGCCGACTACGTGGGGGACACCAAGACCCTCGACGTCCATGTCAAGCGGCTGCGCTCGAAGATCGAGGCGGACCCCGCCAAACCGCGCCATCTCGTCACCGTGCGCGGCCTCGGTTACAAGCTCGAACCCTGA